TATCGGACATGCACACTGGTATTAagtatgaaatgataaaaatctaGCCTAATTCACCACATATAGAAGAAAAAGTTTGATGAATAGTTAAGTTGACAAACAGAACGTGCACATGTGGTAATTGCAAAGATCTCATCAATCTTGTTTACATGTTATTGCATGTTGTGCAgaaaatcatcttaatattaCCTAGCATATTGACCAACATTATAGTGTTCAAATGTACAAGAACATGTATGGGACTCCATTACATCCTTTACCCcatgaattgaattgaaatgaATATATTGATCCTCAAGTATACCCAAACCCTTTCAGATGAAAAACTAGTTGAGGTCGACAAAAATCAACTCAATTGCATAATGTGATGGATGCAAAAGAACAGTATTTCTAATATAGATTTGGCATATGCGGttggtatataaaaaaaaaacctatgaatATAAACAAAGTATGTAACAAGTTACTAAATTATATTGTTATCACAGCATGCAGTAAAATATTTGTCGGAAAAAAATTGAGTGACAATAATATGGAACGGTTGTAGCCAAGCCCCTGCATGCTATAAAGAAGGCAGCAACATAGACAGGACTGTAAAGAAGTCCTATGTGATATACCCAATCAGACACTTTGATCCTTCAGTAGTAAACTGAAAGCACGTCACAATGTAGGACAGTTGCTCGGTTTCTTATAGCACTGAACAAAAACTGAAACTGCAAATTCCAATATACTACAAGATATATTGCAAATGATCCACTGCTAGATTAGTCAAGGAAAGGGGATGGTACTATAACCTTACACATTTTTTTGTGCCTCAGTTAGGTAGCAAGTTTTTCCCTTAAATTCAACACAAGGAACGTTTTCGTTGTTTTCTGTCGAGAGGATAAGGGCACTGGGGGTCTCCTGTTAAGAATTGAAGCTTACCAAAATGAGAACCTGAAATGATATCTCTCCATGACTTGCAAGCGTACCTGCATTCTATAAGAGTTGTAATTGGGAGTTTGCGCAAGATTCTTTCGAGGATTTCATCAGAGATCGAGTTCTGATATGTGACAATGCCATGAGTTTCGTTTGAAAGACTTTTCTTGTTCCGTTGCTTGGCTGAAGCCGCAGAAGAGATCaagaaacagaaagaaaaggagaagttgCTTGGACAATCGATTGGGGCGGAGGCAGTCACAGAAGGAAATTGAATACCAGGAAAGAGAAGATGCGGAGCAAGGTCTTGACGTTGGCAGCCTTGCTCACGTTGTTTTAAAGGGTTTCAGTTGATGTCATTGGTCATTTCTAAGGCTAAAATAAGAGTAAAAGTAGATAATGAACACACAGTAATTGTTTGTTCTTAGATTTTCACGAACAATTGCACATATAGAAGACAAAAATTGATCAACAATACATTCTCGAACACCAACAGATTAAGAATAGAATAATTCtccaaaagacaaaaagaattaactaaaagctaattaattaatgtcaaTTTAGAGTTAATCGTCTGCTATTCCACTTGACTTCTACAAAGTGGGCAGGATTTGGAGTTGAGCACCCAACGAAAGATGCATTTTTCGTGAAAGACATGAGAGCAGGGTAACTTTGATAGCTTCACCGAACTTGAAAAATCCTCCAAGCAAACCACACAAGTACCACTGGAAGAAGAATCACCATTGCTCTGCCCCTGCTTCGTGTAAAACCTCTCCTTCTCCAACTTCTTTAACACTCTATTCGATGCACCCGTTGATACGGTTACATGTCGATCTGTGTCAAATATTGGCTCCACGACATGAACAGTTTCCTCCAGGACCTTCACATGAGCCAACACGAAGAATCCAAAACAACCGGCCCTCACAAGATTGTCAGAAAAGGCAGCAATCTTTGAGGCCAAATCGTTGGATAAAGAAGCACTAAAATCGGAGCAAGAAATCATGTGGGCAACGTAATGAAAGCATGAAGCGGGCTGAGCAACAACTTGACAAGGGATTTGGAAGAAATAACTAGTTGGGTCAGCAGCAGTTGGCCGGTTATCATCCACTCGCATGGCTAGTGATTGTCCCCTGACTCTAACCCGTCTTTCTTTCCTGCTTTCCGACAAGATTTGAACAAGAAACATGGGTTCAGTGTTGTTGTCTGGATTAACCAGAGTGGTGCTAACTGCAGTTAGGGTTTCATCAACTCTTGCAAGCGCCATTGAAGAAACGATTGAGAAGGGAGAAACAAGAAGATCGACGTGTAAGTAATAGATGGATGGATAGGGAGACTTCACATGTATTGTTATGACTTGAATTTATAGATAGAGACCGAAAGAACAGTGTGCTTTAATCCGGAATGGAAGAGGAAACCTA
This window of the Populus trichocarpa isolate Nisqually-1 chromosome 13, P.trichocarpa_v4.1, whole genome shotgun sequence genome carries:
- the LOC18104489 gene encoding uncharacterized protein LOC18104489, with protein sequence MALARVDETLTAVSTTLVNPDNNTEPMFLVQILSESRKERRVRVRGQSLAMRVDDNRPTAADPTSYFFQIPCQVVAQPASCFHYVAHMISCSDFSASLSNDLASKIAAFSDNLVRAGCFGFFVLAHVKVLEETVHVVEPIFDTDRHVTVSTGASNRVLKKLEKERFYTKQGQSNGDSSSSGTCVVCLEDFSSSVKLSKLPCSHVFHEKCIFRWVLNSKSCPLCRSQVE